The genomic region GAGATCGTGGAGTTTCCGTCGTACGAGGAGGCGATGCGGAACTCGAACCTTCCGGAGACCGACCGGATCTTCCGGGAGATGGTGGCGCTCTGTGACGAGATGCCGACGTTCACGGATCTCGACGTGGTGCGGGACGAGCGGCTCTACAAGGCCAGTGTCCGCAACCTCTTCGGGCTGTTCGCCGGGAAGGGCACACTGCCGTCGTGGGACGAGACCGTCGCGGAGAACTACCACGACCATGATCCGTCCAACGAGCAGGACGTGATCGGGATGGACGCCCTGCGCCGCGAGGTGGAGATGTGGCGGTCCGGGTTCGACTTCGCGTTCACCATCGAGGACCAGATCTCCGACGGCGACCAGGTCTGTACGCGCTGGACCTGGAACGGCACCCACAAGGGTGACTTCATGGGGATAGCGGCCACCGGCAAGCAGGTCACCATGACCGGCACGACCATTCACCGGTGCCGCGACGACGGCAAGGTCGTCGAGGGCTGGTGGCAGTACGACCGGCTGGGGCTGATGGCCCAGCTCGGGGTGCTGGACCAGCTCGAAGTCTGACCGCGTCGGACCGCGAGGGACCACGGCGGTGACAGCACGAAGGCCCGGTCCCCCGCGAAGCGATGGGGTTCCGGGCCTTCGCCGGGCGCCTACAGGGGCGTACGTACTTGTACGCCCCCTTGGGCTGCCCGAAAGCGGCTTACGCCTGGTGGGACCTAGTGGGAGTGGCCGTGGCCACCGTGGCCCGCGTCGGACTCCTCCTCGGCCGGCTTCTCGACGACCAGGGTCTCGGTCGTGAGGAGCAGGGAGGCGATGGAGGCGGCGTTCTCCAGGGCGGAGCGGGTGACCTTGACCGGGTCGATGACGCCGGCCTTGACCAGGTCGCCGTACTCGCCGGTCGCGGCGTTGAAGCCCTGGCCCTTGTCGAGCTCGGCGACCTTGGAGGTGATGACGTAGCCCTCCAGGCCGGCGTTCTCGGCGATCCAGCGCAGCGGCTCGACGGCGGCCTTGCGGACGACCGCGACACCCGTGGCCTCGTCGCCGGTCTTGCCGAGGTTGCCCTCCAGGACCTTCACGGCGTGGACGAGCGCGGAGCCACCACCGGAGACGATGCCCTCCTCGACCGCGGCGCGGGTCGCGGAGATGGCGTCCTCCAGACGGTGCTTCTTCTCCTTGAGCTCCACCTCGGTGGCGGCGCCGACCTTGATCACGCACACGCCGCCGGCCAGCTTCGCGAGGCGCTCCTGGAGCTTCTCGCGGTCCCAGTCGGAGTCCGTGCCCTCGATCTCGGCCTTGATCTGGTTGATGCGTCCGACGACGTCCTCGGACTTGCCGCCACCGTCGACGATCGTCGTGTCGTCCTTGGTGATGGTCACGCGGCGGGCGGTGCCCAGCACGTCCAGGCCGACCTGGTCGAGCTTGAGGCCGACCTCCTCGGCGATGACGGTGGCACCGGTGAGACCGGCCATGTCGCCGAGCATCGCCTTGCGGCGGTCACCGAAGCCGGGGGCCTTCACGGCGACGGCGTTGAACGTGCCGCGGATCTTGTTCACGACCAGGGTCGAGAGGGCCTCGCCCTCGACGTCCTCGGCGATGATCAGCAGCGGCTTGGAGGCGTTCGTCTGGATGATCTTCTCCAGCAGCGGCAGCATGTCCTGGATGGAGGAGATCTTGCCCTGGTGGATCAGGATGTACGGGTCGTCCAGGACGGCTTCCATGCGCTCCTGGTCCGTCACGAAGTACGGCGACAGGTAGCCCTTGTCGAAGGCCATGCCCTCGGTGAAGTCCAGCTCCAGACCGAAGGTGTTGGACTCCTCGACGGTGATGACACCGTCCTTGCCGACCTTGTCCATCGCCTCGGCGATGAGCTCGCCGACCTGGCTGTCCTGGGCGGACAGACCGGCGACGGCGGCGATGTCGGACTTCTCGTCGATCGGCCGGGCGGTCGCGAGGAGCTCCTCGGAGACCGCGGCGACGGCGGCGTCGATGCCCTTCTTCAGGAGGGCGGGGGACGCGCCGGCGGCGACGTTCTTCAGGCCCTCGCGGACGAGCGCCTGGGCCAGCACGGTGGCGGTGGTCGTACCGTCACCCGCGATGTCGTTGGTCTTGGTCGCCACCTCCTTCACCAGCTGGGCGCCGAGGTTCTCGTACGGGTCGTCGAGCTCGACCTCGCGGGCGATGGTGACGCCGTCGTTGGTGATGGTGGGCGCGCCGAACTTCTTGTCGATGACGACGTTGCGGCCCTTGGGGCCGATCGTCACCTTGACCGTGTCGGCAAGCTTGTTGACGCCGCGCTCGAGGGCGCGACGGGCGTCCTCGTCGAACTTCAGGATCTTCGCCATGGGAGCGGTTCAGCCCTCTCGGAAAACGTGGGTGAAACGAGCCGCGCCCCTGACACCCGGCTTCATAAGGTCGCGGGGGCCAGGGGCGCAGTTCACTGCAATGCTGGTAATGCCGGGAATGCTGGTGGTGCCGGGTGAATTACTTCTCGACGATCGCGAGCACGTCGCGAGCCGAGAGGACGAGGTACTCCTCGCCGTTGTACTTCACCTCGGTGCCGCCGTACTTGCTGTACAGCACGATGTCGCCGGTCTTGACGTCGAGCGGAAGACGCTCGCCGTTCTCGAAGCGGCCCGGGCCAACGGCCAGGACGACGCCCTCCTGGGGCTTCTCCTTGGCGGTGTCCGGGATGACCAGGCCAGAGGCCGTGGTCTGCTCGGCGTCGAGCGGCTGGACCACAATGCGGTCCTCAAGCGGCTTGATGGCAACCTTGGAGCTGGTGGTCGTCACGATCCGACCTCCCCCTTCGGAGATCTCACGGGGTTAACTGTCTGAGGTGGCGACCAGGTGGATCCGTCGTCGCGGGTGCCGGACCTGCCCGTCGCTATTGGCACTCTCCTGCGGTGAGTGCCAGAGCCGAGACTATGACTGCGATTAGCACTCGGTCAAGCGGAGTGCCAATTGCCACCGGCGGTCAGGGGGATGTTCGGCGCCCGGAACCGGGGTGGGCCCTGCTGGGGGCCGCACCCCCAGACCCCCCTTCATCGGCCTGAACGGCCTCGTCCTCAAACTCCCCCACTCTCGGCTGCGCTCGGGCGGGGGACCCCCACGACGGGCTGGGTGGCCTACAGGTAGTCCTCCAGGCGGGCCACAGCGAAACCCTCCCTCTGGACGCGGTTCAGCACGGCAGCCGTCGCGCCGGTGAGGCTCGTGCCGGCCCGCCCCTCGGGGCAGTGGAGGATGTCGCCCGGGCTGAGGCGGCCGGTGTCGCGCCACAGGACGACGGCGGCCAGGCCGCAGTCGGCGGCCGCGCGTACGGTGTCGGCGTTGTACTCGCCGTAGGGCGGGCGGAAGAGACGCGGGCGGATGCCGAAGCGCTGCTTGAGTTTCTCCTGCTGGCCGCAGATCTCGGCGCGCTGTCCGGCGTACGGAAGGCCCGGCAGGTATGGGTGGTCGAGGGTGTGGTTCTGTACGGTCGCGCCGACCGCGCGGAGCCGGCCGAAGTGGGCGTATCCCGGCCCGACGACACTGTCCGTGAGGAACATCGTGACCGGCAGCCGCAGTTCACGGACCATGTCGACGAACCCCGGGTCCTTCTCGGCGCCGTCGTCGAAGGTCAGGAAGACGACCCGATCGCGGGTGGGGACTCGGTCCACGACGGGCGGCAGGCCCGGTCCCGCGGTGCGGGCGGTGGGCCGCCGGGCGGGCGGTTTCGGCGCCGGGGCGAGTGGTGCGGTCAGGCCCCAGCGGCGGTACGCGTCCTCGGTGGGCCCGTGCGTACGCACCTTCTGCGCGGCCTTCTTGCCCAGCCGCTCGATGGGGTCCACGGACTGGGCGCAGCCGGCCAAGCAGACCAGCCCCGCGAGCAGTGCGGCGGCGGCCGGCAGCTTCCTCACAGGTGGTCCTCAAAACGTGCCACCGCGTGCCCCTTGTCCGTGACCGGCTTCAGCTTCACGCGGGGTTCGGTGGCGTAGGCATCCATGGCTTGCGCCGGGTGGGCCTTGAGGAGTTGTCGGCCTGCGGCCGGCTTGGCGGTGGTGCCGTCGGACCCTGGTTCCGAGCAGCCAGTGGCCAGTGCGGTGTCCGTCGGCAGGACGAAAGCGGTGCGGGCTGCGGCTGCACGGGGTGGCCTGATTGCGACCTGCGGGTCAGTGGGGGCTTGTCGCGCAGTTTCCCGCGCCCCTGAGGGGGTGCCCCCTGAGCCACCATTTGCCCCACTGCTGTCATTTTGTCGTACAAGTCGCATGAACCCGGATCCTCACAGGCCACACCCCTCACAAGCCCTCGACACATCCGGCGAACGCGTGCCGTCCTCCGACTGGCCCACAATGGGCCGGTGAACGACCTCGATCCTCCCGCCCGCCACCCGACCACCGCCCCTCATCGACGGGCTGCGCCCGACACCTCTTTGTCGTCATTCGCCGCCCTGCTCACCGGCCAAGGCCGTGCCCTGCTCGACGAGGTGCGGGACACCGAACCCGCTCAGGAACTGACCGTCGCCACCCGGCTGCGGCGTGAGCATCCCGTCGGGCTCGTGTCGGCGGCGCTCGGGCAGGCGCGGTTGCGGCAGCGGGCCGTGGTGAAGTTCGGCGCCGAGGACGCGGGGCGGATGTACTTCACGCCGAACGGCGTGGAGCAGGCGACCCGGGCGAGCGTCGCCGCGTACCGGGCCCGGCGGTTCCAGGAGCTCGGGGTGCGGTCCGTGGCCGACCTGTGCTGCGGCATCGGCGGTGACGCGATCGCGCTCGCGCGCGCGGGGATCCGGGTCCTGGCCGTCGACCGGGACCCGCTGACGGCGGCCGTGGCGCGGGCGAACGCCGACGCGCTCGGGCTCGGCGAGCTGATCGAGGTGCGCGAGGCGGATGTCACGGAGGTCGGGACGGCCGCGTACGACGCCGTGTTCGTGGATCCGGCGCGGCGGGGCGGGCGCGGGCGTGTCTTCGATCCCGAGGCCTATTCACCGCCGCTGTCGTGGGCCGTGCGAACCGCCCTCGAAGCGCCTCTCGCCGCGCTGAAGATCGCGCCCGGGATTCCGCACGAGACCGTTCCCGCCGAGGCCGGGGCCGAGTGGATCTCGGACTCCGGGGACGTGAAGGAGGCCGTGCTGTGGTTCGGCACGGGCGGGGCGGGGTCCGTACGCGCGACCCTGCTGCCCGGGCCGCGGACGCTCGTCGGCCGGGGGCTGCCCGACCCCCAAGTGCGGCCCCTGGGACGGTACTTGTACGAGCCCGACGGGGCCGTCATCCGGGCGCATCTGGTCGCGGAGGTCGCCGAGGAGCTGGACGGCGGCGGGCTCATCGACGAGACCATCGCCTACATCACCGCGGACTCGCTCGACCCCACGCCGTACGCCACCGCGTACGAGATCACCGACCAACTTCCCTTCAGCGTGAAGAAGTTGAAGGCGCTGCTGCGGGAGCGGGGGGTCGGCGTCCTCACTGTCAAGAAACGTGGCTCGGCCGTCGAGCCGGAGGAGCTGCGGCGCAAGGTGAAGCCGCAGGGGCCGAACTCGGCGACGGTGTTCCTGACCCGGGTGCAGGGCGCCCCGACCATGCTGCTGGGGCACCCCGCACGGGCGTAACCGCCGGGCCTAGGGGGCTTCTGATGGATCTCCGTGGGGAAGGAGCGGCGTTCGGTGCGTTCTCTCGGCGTGCCGGGCACAGACCCGCGTACTGGACGTACTTGGGTCTGTGCCCGGTGCGGCGAGAGGACGTGCCGGGCGTCGCGACGCCGCGGAGATCCATCAGAAGCCCCCTAGCCGTCCAGTTGCTCCAGGGTCGCGTTCGACGGGCCCCTGCGGGACTGTTCCTCGCGGGAGACGTCCTCCGCGGCGCCCAGGACCCGGACCGCGTTCTGCCAGGTCAGCTTGGCGAGGTCGGTGGTCGACCAGCCGCGGTCCAGGAGTTCCGCGATGAGGTTCGGGTAGCCGGAGACGTCGTCGAGGCCGTCGGGGGTGAAGGCCGTGCCGTCGTAGTCGCCGCCGATGCCGATGTGGTCGACGCCCGCCACCTCGCGCATGTGGTCGAGGTGGTCGGCGACCGTCGAAACGGTCGCGACGGGGCGGGGGTTGGACTCCTCGAAGGCGCGGTGGACCTTCATCGCCTCGGGGGTCGTGTCGAGGTGGAAGAAGCCGCGCTCGCGCATGTTCTCGTCGGCGGCGGCCGTCCAGTCGACGGCGGCCTGGAGGACGAACTTCGGCACGAACGTCACCATCGCCACACCGCCGTTGGCGGGCAGGCGCTCCAGCACGTCGTCCGGGATGTTGCGTGGGTGGTCGCAGATCGCGCGCGAGGAGGAGTGGGAGAAGATCACCGGCGCGACGGACGTGTCCAGCGCGTCCCGCATCGTCGTGGCGGCCACGTGGGAGAGGTCCACGAGCATGCCCAGGCGGTTCATCTCCCGTACGACCTCGTGGCCGAAGGGCGACAGGCCGCCGACGGACGGCTTGTCCGTCGCCGAGTCCGCCCACGCGATGTTGTCGTTGTGGGTGAGGGTCATGTAGCGGACCCCCAGCTCGTACAACCCGCGCAGGGTGGCAAGGGAGTTGTCGATCGAGTGGCCGCCCTCGGCACCCATCAGCGACGCGATACGGCCCTCGCCGCGGGCCACCTCCATGTCGGCCGCCGTCAGCGCGGCCCGCAGGTCCGCGGGGTAGCGCGCGATCAACTGCCGTACGCAGTCGATCTGTTCGAGCGTCGCCGTCACCGCGCCGGGCAGATCCGAGCGCACGTACACCGACCAGAACTGCGCACCGACACCGCCCGCGCGCAGCCGGGCCAGGTCCGTGTGCAGATGGGCACTCTGGTCGGCGGCGATGTCACGGGCGTCGATGTCGTAGCGGACCTGCTGGCGCAGCGCCCAGGGGAGGTCGTTGTGGCCGTCGACGACGGGGTGGTCGGCGAGCAGGGCGCGGGCGCGGTCCAGGGAGTCCGCAGAAGGCACGGCGGTCACTGCCCGAAACCGAAGCCGTTGCCCGCGCCGGACTCGACCTTGGCGCGCAGGCGCTTGCCCTTCTCCGTGGCCTGGTCGTTGAGTTCCTGCTGGAACTCGCGCATTCGGGCGAGGAGTTCGGCGTCCTGGGTGGCGAGGATGCGGGCGGCCAGCAGGCCCGCGTTGCGCGCGCCGCCGACCGAGACCGTGGCGACCGGGACACCGGCCGGCATCTGGACGATGGAGAGCAGCGAGTCCATGCCGTCGAGGTACTTCAGCGGGACCGGGACGCCGATCACGGGCAGCGGGCTGACCGAGGCGAGCATGCCCGGCAGATGGGCCGCGCCACCCGCGCCCGCGATGATCACCTTGAGACCGCGCTCGGCCGCCTCCTCGCCGTACGCGATCATCTCGCGCGGCATCCGGTGCGCGGAGACCACGTCGACTTCGTAGGCGATCTCGAACTCGTCGAGGGCCTGCGCGGCCGCTTCCATGACGGGCCAGTCGGAGTCCGACCCCATGACGATGCCAACGACTGAACTCATCTCAATCTCCTTGCACACCTCTTCGGCTCTGACCGAGAGGACTGGGTTGATGTCCCGCTCGCGGTGCGGGAGTTGTTCCTGTCTCATTTTCCGTGCAGCAGGATTCACAGACTGCCGGACGCGCTCACATCCGAAACGCTAGCGTGTGAGCCATGGGGACCAAGTGCGTGAAGCGGGCGTTCAAGTACCGCTTCTATCCGACCGAGGAGCAGGCAGCTGAGCTGTCGCGCACCTTCGGCTGCGTGCGAAAGGTCTACAACATGGCGCTTGACGCCCGGTCCCGAGCGTGGACGCTTGAACACCGCCGGGTCTCCTACGTGGAGACCTCGGCGATGCTCACTGAATGGAAGAAGACCGAGGAGCACGGCTTCCTGGGTGAGGTTTCGTCGGTGCCGTTGCAGCAATCGTTGCGACATCTGCAGACGGCTTACACGGCATTCTTCGACAAACGAGCCCGATACCCCCGCTTCAAGTCGAAGAAGAGATCGAAAGACTCCGCCGAGTACACACGATCCGCTTTCCGGTTCTCGAACGAACAGCTCGTCCTGGCGAAAATGAGCGAGCCGTTGGCGATCGCGTGGTCGCGTCCGCTCCCCGAAGAAGCCGAGCCGTCCACGGTCACGGTGTCTCGGGACAGGGCAGGCCGCTGGTTCGTCTCCCTCCTCGTCGAGGCCACCATCGCCCCCGGCCCGGCCACGGACACGGCGGTGGGCCTCGACGCGGGTCTCACCAGCCTGGTCACCCTGTCCACCGGGGAGAAGATCACCAATCCCAAGTTCGAACGGAAGGACCGTGCCCGGCTCGGCAAAGCCCAACAACAACTGTCCCGTAAGGCCCGAGGATCGAAGAACTGGGAGAAGGCGCGGGTCGAAGTGGCGCGCGTCCACGCGCGGATCGCCGACCGGCGTCGGGACTTTCTCCACAAGTTGACCACTCGACTCGTTCGTGAGAACCAAACGATCGTGATCGAGGATCTGACCGTCCGCAGCATGCTCGGCAACCGCACGCTCGCGCGTGCGATATCCGATGCCTCGTGGACGGAGTTGCGCTCCCTGCTGGAGTACAAGTGTGCCTGGTACGGGCGCGAGTTGATCGCGATCGACCGCTTCTTCCCGTCGAGCAAGACCTGCTCTGCGTGCGGCCTGATCCGCGGCGAGCTGTCCTTGAGCGTCCGTCACTGGACGTGCGAGGGCTGCGGCACCCGGCACGACCGGGACCACAACGCCGCGAAGACCATTCTGGCCGCCGGGCTGGCGGTGTCGGCCTGTGGAGCCGGTGTAAGACCCCAACGGAGCTCCTCCGAGCGGGCAGTCGGCGATGAAGCAGGAAGCGTCATGGCGCGAGCCATGGCAGGCCCCTCCCGCAAGGAGAAGGGCCGAGGTCAATCGGTGATCGTGCCTCTCAGGTAGGCGGCTGCGTGGCGGGCTCGGTCCAGGACGTCGTCCAGATCGTCGCCGTAGGTGTTGACGTGGCCCACCTTGCGGCCGGGCTTCACGTCCTTGCCGTACATGTGGATCTTGAGTTTCGGGTCGCGGGCCATGCAGTGGAGGTACGCGGAGTACATATCGGGGTAGTCGCCCCCCAGGACGTTCACCATGACCGTCCACTTCGCGCGCGGGCGCGGGTCGCCGAGGGGCAGGTCCAGGACCGCGCGGACGTGGTTGGCGAACTGGGAGGTGATCGCGCCGTCCTGGGTCCAGTGGCCGGAGTTGTGCGGACGCATGGCCAG from Streptomyces sp. NBC_00878 harbors:
- the groL gene encoding chaperonin GroEL (60 kDa chaperone family; promotes refolding of misfolded polypeptides especially under stressful conditions; forms two stacked rings of heptamers to form a barrel-shaped 14mer; ends can be capped by GroES; misfolded proteins enter the barrel where they are refolded when GroES binds); this translates as MAKILKFDEDARRALERGVNKLADTVKVTIGPKGRNVVIDKKFGAPTITNDGVTIAREVELDDPYENLGAQLVKEVATKTNDIAGDGTTTATVLAQALVREGLKNVAAGASPALLKKGIDAAVAAVSEELLATARPIDEKSDIAAVAGLSAQDSQVGELIAEAMDKVGKDGVITVEESNTFGLELDFTEGMAFDKGYLSPYFVTDQERMEAVLDDPYILIHQGKISSIQDMLPLLEKIIQTNASKPLLIIAEDVEGEALSTLVVNKIRGTFNAVAVKAPGFGDRRKAMLGDMAGLTGATVIAEEVGLKLDQVGLDVLGTARRVTITKDDTTIVDGGGKSEDVVGRINQIKAEIEGTDSDWDREKLQERLAKLAGGVCVIKVGAATEVELKEKKHRLEDAISATRAAVEEGIVSGGGSALVHAVKVLEGNLGKTGDEATGVAVVRKAAVEPLRWIAENAGLEGYVITSKVAELDKGQGFNAATGEYGDLVKAGVIDPVKVTRSALENAASIASLLLTTETLVVEKPAEEESDAGHGGHGHSH
- a CDS encoding ester cyclase, which encodes MTFVQLIDCKTNRFDEMNRLMDTWVEQTQGKRTASHSVIAKDRHDASHFIEIVEFPSYEEAMRNSNLPETDRIFREMVALCDEMPTFTDLDVVRDERLYKASVRNLFGLFAGKGTLPSWDETVAENYHDHDPSNEQDVIGMDALRREVEMWRSGFDFAFTIEDQISDGDQVCTRWTWNGTHKGDFMGIAATGKQVTMTGTTIHRCRDDGKVVEGWWQYDRLGLMAQLGVLDQLEV
- the purE gene encoding 5-(carboxyamino)imidazole ribonucleotide mutase, translated to MSSVVGIVMGSDSDWPVMEAAAQALDEFEIAYEVDVVSAHRMPREMIAYGEEAAERGLKVIIAGAGGAAHLPGMLASVSPLPVIGVPVPLKYLDGMDSLLSIVQMPAGVPVATVSVGGARNAGLLAARILATQDAELLARMREFQQELNDQATEKGKRLRAKVESGAGNGFGFGQ
- a CDS encoding dipeptidase, with protein sequence MPSADSLDRARALLADHPVVDGHNDLPWALRQQVRYDIDARDIAADQSAHLHTDLARLRAGGVGAQFWSVYVRSDLPGAVTATLEQIDCVRQLIARYPADLRAALTAADMEVARGEGRIASLMGAEGGHSIDNSLATLRGLYELGVRYMTLTHNDNIAWADSATDKPSVGGLSPFGHEVVREMNRLGMLVDLSHVAATTMRDALDTSVAPVIFSHSSSRAICDHPRNIPDDVLERLPANGGVAMVTFVPKFVLQAAVDWTAAADENMRERGFFHLDTTPEAMKVHRAFEESNPRPVATVSTVADHLDHMREVAGVDHIGIGGDYDGTAFTPDGLDDVSGYPNLIAELLDRGWSTTDLAKLTWQNAVRVLGAAEDVSREEQSRRGPSNATLEQLDG
- the groES gene encoding co-chaperone GroES, with protein sequence MTTTSSKVAIKPLEDRIVVQPLDAEQTTASGLVIPDTAKEKPQEGVVLAVGPGRFENGERLPLDVKTGDIVLYSKYGGTEVKYNGEEYLVLSARDVLAIVEK
- a CDS encoding RNA-guided endonuclease TnpB family protein, which codes for MGTKCVKRAFKYRFYPTEEQAAELSRTFGCVRKVYNMALDARSRAWTLEHRRVSYVETSAMLTEWKKTEEHGFLGEVSSVPLQQSLRHLQTAYTAFFDKRARYPRFKSKKRSKDSAEYTRSAFRFSNEQLVLAKMSEPLAIAWSRPLPEEAEPSTVTVSRDRAGRWFVSLLVEATIAPGPATDTAVGLDAGLTSLVTLSTGEKITNPKFERKDRARLGKAQQQLSRKARGSKNWEKARVEVARVHARIADRRRDFLHKLTTRLVRENQTIVIEDLTVRSMLGNRTLARAISDASWTELRSLLEYKCAWYGRELIAIDRFFPSSKTCSACGLIRGELSLSVRHWTCEGCGTRHDRDHNAAKTILAAGLAVSACGAGVRPQRSSSERAVGDEAGSVMARAMAGPSRKEKGRGQSVIVPLR
- a CDS encoding methyltransferase domain-containing protein, whose translation is MSSFAALLTGQGRALLDEVRDTEPAQELTVATRLRREHPVGLVSAALGQARLRQRAVVKFGAEDAGRMYFTPNGVEQATRASVAAYRARRFQELGVRSVADLCCGIGGDAIALARAGIRVLAVDRDPLTAAVARANADALGLGELIEVREADVTEVGTAAYDAVFVDPARRGGRGRVFDPEAYSPPLSWAVRTALEAPLAALKIAPGIPHETVPAEAGAEWISDSGDVKEAVLWFGTGGAGSVRATLLPGPRTLVGRGLPDPQVRPLGRYLYEPDGAVIRAHLVAEVAEELDGGGLIDETIAYITADSLDPTPYATAYEITDQLPFSVKKLKALLRERGVGVLTVKKRGSAVEPEELRRKVKPQGPNSATVFLTRVQGAPTMLLGHPARA
- a CDS encoding polysaccharide deacetylase family protein; the protein is MRKLPAAAALLAGLVCLAGCAQSVDPIERLGKKAAQKVRTHGPTEDAYRRWGLTAPLAPAPKPPARRPTARTAGPGLPPVVDRVPTRDRVVFLTFDDGAEKDPGFVDMVRELRLPVTMFLTDSVVGPGYAHFGRLRAVGATVQNHTLDHPYLPGLPYAGQRAEICGQQEKLKQRFGIRPRLFRPPYGEYNADTVRAAADCGLAAVVLWRDTGRLSPGDILHCPEGRAGTSLTGATAAVLNRVQREGFAVARLEDYL